From one Geoalkalibacter halelectricus genomic stretch:
- the yedE gene encoding YedE family putative selenium transporter, translating to MLKQREFWLVMAASLSLGVFGVLLAVWGNPENSGICVSCFLENSAGALGLHGNERMQYLRPELIGFVLGAMGSSLAFREFRSRGGSAPMGRLLAGFFLIVGCAVFIGCPIKLFLRLTAGDLTALLAFVGLAGGVWLGLRSLAAGVHFGAATPQKGGAGWVVPGLFVLLLVFLLAQPSFVLFSNRGSAAEHAPLLVSLGVGLLVGVLAQRSRFCITGGLRDGLLMGLRAPLFWGLMVFVVAAALANLSVGRFEPGLYGQPGAHLDHVWSILGMALVGWVSVLIGGCPFRQLIKSGEGDADAGLVVVGMLAGAALVQGWGLAGTAAGVPFYGKVAVVIGFGLVFVTGLVMRERPA from the coding sequence ATGTTGAAGCAGCGTGAATTCTGGCTGGTCATGGCCGCAAGCTTAAGCCTCGGGGTGTTCGGGGTGCTTCTGGCGGTGTGGGGTAACCCGGAAAATTCCGGCATCTGCGTGTCCTGTTTCCTGGAGAACAGCGCCGGTGCCCTGGGACTTCACGGCAACGAGCGCATGCAGTATCTGCGTCCCGAACTGATCGGTTTTGTCCTGGGCGCCATGGGAAGTTCCCTGGCGTTTCGCGAGTTTCGTTCCCGCGGCGGCAGCGCCCCCATGGGGCGCTTGCTGGCAGGCTTTTTTCTCATCGTCGGTTGCGCCGTCTTCATCGGCTGCCCGATCAAGTTGTTTTTGCGCCTGACCGCCGGTGACCTCACCGCCCTCTTGGCCTTCGTCGGCCTGGCGGGCGGGGTGTGGCTGGGGTTGCGCAGCCTGGCCGCCGGGGTTCATTTCGGCGCGGCGACCCCCCAAAAGGGCGGCGCCGGTTGGGTAGTTCCCGGGCTTTTTGTCCTGTTGCTGGTGTTTCTCCTGGCGCAACCTTCCTTCGTGCTGTTCTCCAATCGCGGTAGCGCCGCCGAGCATGCTCCCTTGCTGGTATCCCTCGGCGTGGGTTTGCTGGTGGGCGTGCTCGCTCAACGCAGCCGGTTCTGCATCACCGGCGGCTTGCGCGACGGCCTGCTGATGGGGCTCAGGGCGCCTTTGTTTTGGGGCCTGATGGTTTTCGTGGTGGCCGCCGCTTTGGCCAATTTGAGCGTCGGGCGCTTCGAGCCCGGCCTTTACGGACAGCCGGGTGCCCACCTTGATCATGTCTGGAGCATCCTCGGCATGGCTTTGGTGGGGTGGGTTTCGGTGCTCATCGGTGGTTGTCCCTTTCGCCAACTTATCAAGTCCGGGGAAGGGGATGCCGACGCCGGGCTGGTGGTGGTGGGCATGCTGGCCGGTGCGGCGCTGGTCCAGGGCTGGGGTTTGGCCGGAACCGCTGCCGGCGTTCCATTTTACGGCAAGGTTGCAGTGGTCATCGGTTTTGGCCTGGTGTTTGTCACCGGGCTG
- a CDS encoding tetratricopeptide repeat protein gives MGWKDWHDRLHLLGLVAALAALGWLLMSGAPGDSAARTGSGVERAMEREMAYQARVAFLEQIYGPVEEMRRQGSHQQALLRLEQLNRQYAGEAHGFILRGLILHELGVLDEAAANFVRGLRINGDYVDARSPLSQRAPIQALVDEGHERLSARARANPDNPSIVAALRNVYYLQSRLAGGCE, from the coding sequence ATGGGCTGGAAGGATTGGCATGATCGGCTGCACCTGCTGGGGCTGGTGGCTGCGCTTGCCGCCTTGGGGTGGCTGCTGATGAGCGGCGCGCCGGGCGATTCGGCGGCACGCACCGGCAGCGGCGTCGAGCGGGCCATGGAGCGGGAAATGGCCTACCAGGCCCGGGTCGCGTTCCTTGAGCAGATTTACGGTCCCGTCGAGGAGATGCGCCGGCAGGGCAGCCATCAGCAGGCCCTGCTGCGGCTGGAACAGCTCAACCGTCAATATGCCGGCGAAGCGCACGGCTTTATCCTGCGCGGGCTGATCCTGCACGAGCTGGGCGTTTTGGATGAGGCGGCGGCCAACTTCGTACGCGGTTTGCGGATCAACGGCGACTACGTGGACGCGCGCAGTCCCTTATCGCAGCGCGCGCCCATCCAGGCCCTGGTCGATGAGGGGCACGAACGGCTCTCCGCCCGAGCGCGCGCCAATCCGGACAACCCTTCGATCGTGGCGGCCCTGCGCAATGTCTATTACTTGCAAAGCCGCCTGGCCGGCGGCTGCGAATAG